One Candidatus Desulfarcum epimagneticum genomic window carries:
- a CDS encoding conserved hypothetical protein (Evidence 4 : Unknown function but conserved in other organisms): MRFFNTAGPTVCEDHYCLDPLERFDLEDVLSLIGQKKYFVLHAPRQTGKTTCLLALMDYLNQEGRYKCLYINVEAAQGAREDVGSGVRAILSEMADNAEMFLNDAFVMENFNAMLDGRGGHAALNTVISKWTSASEKPTVLLIDEIDSLIGDTLISVLRQIRSGYAKRPAMFPQSIFLCGIRDVRDYRIHSSREKEIITGGSAFNIKAESLRLGDFSKKEVQALCGFHTDETGQAFEDDALDLVWTLTEGQPWLVNALAYETCFKMKKNQDRSLPITAEMMAAEKENIILRRETHIDQLVDKLREERIKRVMEPLVAGREIKQNRPDDIQYLLDLGLLKKTDQGLVVANGIYREIIPRELSYTTHENFKPLFQTLWYVKDDGRLDMKKLLFAFQEFFRENSESWIQQFDYREAGPQLLLQAFLQRIVNGGGSIHREYGLGRMRTDILALWPHEKGVQKTAIELKLLHKSLEKTIDAGLKQTFEYMDRCDAEAGHLVVFDRDENKSWDDRIFYREETFQGQSIGVWGM, encoded by the coding sequence ATGCGTTTTTTCAACACGGCGGGGCCGACGGTCTGCGAGGATCATTATTGTCTTGACCCATTGGAGCGTTTTGACCTTGAGGACGTATTGTCGTTAATCGGGCAGAAAAAATATTTCGTCCTCCACGCGCCCCGCCAGACCGGAAAAACCACGTGTCTTTTGGCCCTGATGGACTACCTGAACCAGGAGGGCCGATACAAATGCCTGTATATCAATGTGGAGGCGGCCCAGGGCGCCCGGGAGGATGTCGGAAGCGGGGTCCGGGCGATCTTGAGCGAAATGGCGGACAATGCGGAAATGTTTTTAAATGACGCGTTTGTCATGGAAAATTTCAACGCCATGCTGGATGGCAGGGGCGGGCACGCCGCCTTAAACACTGTGATTTCAAAATGGACCTCCGCTTCCGAAAAGCCGACTGTTCTTCTGATTGATGAAATCGACTCATTGATCGGCGACACCCTGATCTCAGTTCTTCGCCAGATCAGGTCCGGATACGCCAAACGCCCGGCCATGTTTCCCCAAAGCATTTTTTTATGCGGGATCCGGGATGTGAGAGACTACAGGATTCATTCTTCGAGGGAAAAAGAGATCATCACCGGCGGAAGCGCGTTCAATATCAAAGCGGAATCTTTGCGCCTGGGGGATTTTTCAAAAAAGGAAGTCCAGGCCCTGTGCGGATTCCACACCGATGAAACCGGCCAGGCGTTTGAAGACGACGCCCTTGATCTGGTCTGGACCCTCACCGAAGGGCAGCCCTGGCTGGTGAACGCCCTGGCCTATGAGACCTGTTTTAAAATGAAAAAAAATCAGGACCGCTCCCTTCCCATAACGGCGGAGATGATGGCCGCGGAAAAGGAGAACATCATCTTAAGAAGGGAGACCCACATTGATCAGCTGGTGGACAAGCTGCGCGAAGAGCGGATCAAGCGGGTGATGGAGCCCCTTGTGGCGGGCCGTGAGATTAAGCAGAACCGCCCGGACGACATTCAGTATCTCCTGGACCTGGGACTGCTCAAAAAAACCGATCAGGGGCTTGTCGTGGCAAACGGGATTTATCGGGAGATTATCCCCAGGGAGCTTTCCTATACCACCCATGAAAATTTTAAACCCCTGTTTCAGACCTTGTGGTATGTGAAAGACGACGGGCGGCTGGATATGAAAAAACTGCTTTTTGCTTTCCAGGAATTTTTCAGGGAAAATTCGGAAAGCTGGATTCAGCAGTTCGATTACCGGGAGGCCGGGCCGCAATTGCTTCTCCAGGCGTTTTTGCAGCGAATCGTCAATGGCGGCGGATCCATCCACCGGGAATACGGTCTCGGCAGAATGAGGACGGATATCCTGGCGCTGTGGCCCCATGAAAAGGGAGTTCAGAAAACGGCCATCGAGCTTAAACTCCTTCACAAAAGTCTTGAAAAAACGATTGACGCGGGCTTAAAGCAGACGTTTGAATACATGGACCGATGCGACGCCGAGGCGGGCCATCTGGTGGTGTTTGACCGGGACGAAAACAAATCCTGGGACGACAGGATATTTTACCGGGAAGAAACGTTTCAGGGCCAATCCATCGGGGTTTGGGGGATGTGA
- the gloC gene encoding Hydroxyacylglutathione hydrolase GloC has translation MIIKSMALGPIMANCFILGCEQTKESVVIDPGDEADRILLALAGDNLKVVHIINTHGHFDHVSANRPLKDATGADLIIHRLDAPMLDSLSDAAAGFGLSAENSPPPDRHVEDGDIISFGNMELKVIHTPGHTPGGISLYTDGYLFAGDTLFQGSIGRTDFPGGDYQTLISSIRDKLFSLGDEVRVLSGHGPETLIGTERRHNPFAGMGV, from the coding sequence TTGATTATCAAAAGCATGGCCCTCGGGCCGATTATGGCGAACTGCTTTATACTGGGATGCGAACAGACCAAAGAATCGGTGGTGATCGATCCCGGGGACGAGGCCGACCGGATCCTTCTGGCCCTGGCCGGGGACAACCTGAAGGTGGTTCATATCATCAACACCCACGGTCATTTTGACCACGTGAGCGCCAACAGGCCCCTGAAGGACGCCACCGGCGCCGACCTCATCATTCACCGGCTGGACGCCCCCATGCTTGATTCCCTTTCGGACGCGGCGGCGGGATTCGGTCTCAGCGCTGAAAATTCCCCCCCGCCCGACCGACACGTGGAGGACGGGGACATCATTTCCTTTGGAAACATGGAGCTGAAAGTCATCCACACCCCCGGCCACACGCCGGGAGGCATTTCGCTTTACACCGACGGTTATCTGTTCGCCGGCGACACCCTCTTCCAGGGGTCCATCGGCCGGACGGATTTCCCCGGGGGCGACTACCAGACCCTGATTTCCTCCATTCGGGACAAGCTTTTTTCGCTGGGGGACGAGGTCCGGGTTCTTTCCGGCCATGGGCCCGAGACCCTCATCGGAACGGAGCGGCGGCACAATCCCTTTGCCGGAATGGGCGTTTAA
- the trpB gene encoding Tryptophan synthase beta chain 2: protein MKNRNVILPENEMPRRWYNILADIKLNPPLGADGKPIGPEDLAPVFPMNLIEQEAGSERWIDIPEPVLDVLSIWRPAPLVRALSLEKALKTPAKIYYKYEGASPPGSHKPNTAVPQAYYNKVFGIEKLVTETGAGQWGSALSFACSQFGLKCKVYMVKVSFSQKPMRKSMMNIWGGECVPSPSPDTNAGRAILEKYPDTPGSLGIAISEAIEEAVSDETGKTRYSLGSVLNHVMLHQTIIGLEAKKQMEMIGEYPDIIIGCAGGGSNFAGLSFPFVRDKINGKEIDIYPVEPTACPTMTKAPFAYDHGDTAKYTPLLAMHSLGHAFIPPAIHAGGLRYHGMAPTVSQLLVENIIEARAVSQLDSYKAGVLLSRTEGVIPAPETSNALACVVDEAIKAREEGKEKVILFSWSGHGLLDLGSYDRYFEGKLKDIELSDDEIAESCRALDEYPDPEMLKSV, encoded by the coding sequence ATGAAAAACAGGAACGTCATCCTGCCTGAAAACGAAATGCCCAGGCGCTGGTATAACATACTGGCGGACATCAAACTGAATCCTCCCCTCGGGGCGGACGGAAAGCCCATCGGCCCGGAAGACCTGGCCCCGGTCTTTCCCATGAACCTAATCGAGCAGGAGGCCGGCTCCGAAAGGTGGATCGACATACCCGAGCCGGTCCTGGATGTGTTGTCCATCTGGCGCCCCGCCCCCCTGGTTCGGGCCCTTTCCCTGGAAAAAGCGCTGAAAACGCCGGCGAAAATTTATTACAAGTATGAGGGGGCCAGCCCCCCGGGGAGTCACAAACCCAACACGGCCGTCCCCCAGGCCTATTACAACAAGGTCTTCGGCATCGAAAAACTGGTCACCGAAACCGGCGCCGGCCAGTGGGGAAGCGCCCTTTCCTTCGCGTGCTCCCAGTTCGGCCTGAAATGCAAGGTGTATATGGTCAAGGTCAGTTTTTCCCAAAAGCCCATGCGGAAGTCCATGATGAACATCTGGGGAGGCGAGTGCGTCCCGAGCCCCAGCCCGGACACAAACGCCGGCCGGGCCATACTGGAAAAATACCCCGACACCCCGGGGAGCCTTGGAATCGCCATCAGCGAGGCCATTGAAGAGGCGGTGAGCGATGAGACGGGAAAAACCCGCTATTCCCTGGGCAGCGTGCTCAACCATGTGATGCTGCACCAGACCATTATCGGACTGGAGGCCAAAAAACAGATGGAGATGATCGGGGAATACCCGGACATCATCATCGGCTGCGCCGGGGGCGGAAGCAACTTCGCCGGGCTGTCCTTTCCGTTTGTGAGGGACAAAATCAACGGAAAAGAAATCGACATTTACCCGGTGGAGCCCACGGCCTGCCCCACCATGACCAAGGCGCCTTTTGCCTACGACCACGGGGACACGGCCAAATACACCCCGCTTCTGGCCATGCACAGCCTGGGCCACGCCTTCATCCCCCCGGCCATACACGCCGGCGGGCTGCGTTACCACGGGATGGCCCCCACCGTGAGCCAGCTTCTGGTGGAAAACATCATCGAGGCCAGGGCGGTGTCCCAGCTCGACTCCTACAAAGCCGGGGTTCTTCTTTCCCGGACCGAGGGCGTCATTCCCGCCCCTGAGACCAGCAACGCCCTGGCGTGCGTGGTGGATGAGGCCATAAAGGCCCGGGAGGAGGGAAAAGAGAAGGTGATTCTTTTCAGCTGGAGCGGCCATGGCCTTCTGGACCTCGGGTCTTACGACCGGTATTTTGAAGGCAAGTTAAAGGATATCGAGCTGAGCGACGATGAGATCGCCGAATCATGCCGCGCGCTGGATGAGTATCCGGACCCGGAGATGCTTAAAAGCGTTTGA
- a CDS encoding conserved hypothetical protein (Evidence 4 : Unknown function but conserved in other organisms) translates to MNTQIALAGVGGQGILFATKLLAETAIRSGYDLTGSETHGMSQRGGSVVSYLKIGDFLSPLLSPGSADYLLAFEPNEACRNLALVRTGLENRSGGRIYANAGPDFPSPPFAEFFKKNKIKTHVINADQIALDMGAPLSTNLIMLGFACADPDFPFSPGELTETARQTGPERFREANVKALETGRQAFV, encoded by the coding sequence ATGAACACCCAAATCGCTCTGGCCGGAGTCGGGGGGCAGGGAATCCTGTTCGCCACCAAGCTGCTGGCTGAAACCGCCATTCGCTCGGGATATGACCTGACGGGCTCGGAGACCCACGGCATGAGCCAGCGGGGGGGCTCGGTCGTGTCCTATCTTAAGATCGGGGATTTTCTAAGCCCCCTTTTGAGCCCGGGCTCGGCCGACTATCTCCTGGCCTTTGAGCCCAACGAGGCCTGCCGCAACCTGGCCCTGGTCCGAACCGGCTTAGAAAACCGTTCCGGGGGACGAATATACGCCAACGCCGGCCCTGATTTTCCATCGCCGCCGTTTGCTGAGTTTTTTAAAAAAAATAAAATCAAAACCCATGTGATCAACGCCGATCAGATCGCTTTGGACATGGGCGCCCCGCTTTCGACCAACCTGATCATGCTGGGTTTCGCCTGCGCCGATCCCGACTTTCCCTTCTCCCCTGGAGAGCTGACGGAAACGGCCCGGCAAACAGGCCCCGAGCGTTTCAGAGAGGCGAATGTCAAGGCCCTTGAGACAGGCCGCCAAGCGTTTGTTTAA
- the iorA gene encoding Indolepyruvate oxidoreductase subunit IorA: MILGKGFSHFEEKEHNMKSSQAHQEMLLGNEAIGRGLAEAGCHFVTSYPGTPSSEILPAVVAAKKRENLNIYVNWAVNEKIAFDEALAAAYTGKRSAVIMKQVGLNVASDSMMSAAYTGVKGGMIIISADDPGPHSSQTEQDSRLFGHFAKIPVFDPATPKEAMEMIRAAFEISEKYQIPALLRPSLRVCHARTNIPLSPIQKIERKAEFEKNPQRWAATPKFRFVLHQRLNEKLKDIRAEFENTALNQTFFPDAGGDLGIIAGGISFAVVMDLLKESGLDGRFSVLKIGTSHPLPEKRVDRFVQSHKRVLVLEEPDAAIEIQIADKSALHGRLDGSVPSEGELTPGVVARVLAGLGVELPGHEESGRRLAEIDALSKDMGLPPRPPTLCPGCGHRAAFYAIRKTFPKAIFPSDIGCYTLGLNLKAVDTILDMGAGLTIATGLFHAYRQDGEAPPIVATMGDSTFFHSGLPALVDAVYNGARFVFVLLDNHATAMTGMQPTPADGVLADGSRGNRVDIAGLIRACGVDFVETVDPYDLSRMMDALKEAGEHTLKENGGMAAVIARHPCLIAHRDQIPKPAGKIRVSEDCDGCRYCVSRFECPALVYDEETETVRVNEKICSGCAVCVDVCPNNAIFMEEDAV, encoded by the coding sequence GTGATATTGGGGAAAGGTTTTTCACACTTTGAGGAAAAGGAACATAATATGAAATCCAGCCAAGCCCACCAGGAAATGCTCCTGGGAAACGAAGCCATCGGACGCGGTCTGGCGGAGGCCGGGTGCCATTTCGTCACCTCTTACCCCGGGACCCCCAGCTCCGAGATCCTGCCGGCCGTGGTCGCCGCGAAAAAACGGGAAAACTTAAACATTTACGTCAACTGGGCGGTGAACGAAAAAATCGCCTTTGACGAGGCGCTGGCGGCCGCCTACACGGGAAAAAGGTCCGCCGTGATCATGAAGCAGGTGGGGCTCAACGTGGCCTCCGATTCCATGATGAGCGCCGCCTACACCGGGGTGAAAGGGGGGATGATCATCATCTCCGCCGACGACCCGGGGCCCCACTCCTCCCAGACCGAGCAGGACTCCAGGCTTTTCGGCCATTTCGCAAAAATCCCGGTTTTTGATCCCGCCACCCCCAAAGAGGCCATGGAGATGATCAGGGCGGCTTTTGAGATTTCGGAAAAATACCAGATCCCGGCCCTTTTGCGCCCGTCCCTTCGGGTCTGCCACGCCCGGACCAACATTCCCCTGTCGCCGATCCAGAAAATCGAGCGAAAGGCCGAATTTGAAAAAAATCCCCAGAGATGGGCCGCCACCCCCAAGTTTCGCTTTGTTCTTCACCAGCGCCTCAATGAGAAACTCAAAGACATCCGCGCCGAGTTTGAAAACACGGCGCTCAATCAGACGTTTTTCCCGGACGCCGGGGGCGATCTGGGAATCATCGCCGGGGGAATCTCCTTTGCCGTGGTCATGGATCTCCTGAAAGAATCCGGACTGGATGGCCGCTTTTCCGTTTTGAAAATCGGGACCTCTCACCCGCTGCCCGAAAAGCGGGTGGACCGGTTTGTTCAGTCCCACAAAAGGGTTCTGGTCCTGGAAGAGCCGGACGCGGCCATTGAAATCCAGATCGCGGATAAATCCGCGCTTCACGGAAGGCTGGACGGCTCGGTTCCCTCCGAGGGCGAGCTGACCCCGGGGGTCGTGGCCCGGGTCCTGGCCGGCCTGGGCGTTGAGCTTCCCGGGCATGAAGAGTCCGGCCGCCGTCTGGCTGAGATAGACGCCCTTTCCAAAGACATGGGCCTTCCCCCCAGACCCCCCACCCTTTGCCCGGGATGCGGGCACCGGGCGGCCTTTTACGCCATCCGGAAAACCTTTCCCAAGGCCATTTTTCCCAGCGACATCGGGTGCTACACCCTGGGGCTCAACCTAAAGGCCGTGGACACCATCCTGGACATGGGGGCGGGCCTCACCATCGCCACGGGCCTGTTCCACGCCTACCGGCAGGACGGCGAAGCCCCGCCCATCGTCGCCACCATGGGGGACTCCACCTTTTTTCATTCGGGCCTTCCCGCCCTGGTGGACGCGGTTTACAACGGGGCCCGGTTTGTGTTTGTGCTTTTGGACAACCACGCCACGGCCATGACCGGAATGCAGCCCACCCCGGCCGACGGGGTTCTGGCCGACGGGTCCAGGGGAAACCGGGTGGACATCGCCGGCCTGATCCGGGCCTGCGGCGTGGATTTTGTGGAAACGGTGGACCCCTACGATCTGTCCCGCATGATGGACGCGCTCAAAGAGGCCGGCGAACACACCCTAAAGGAAAACGGCGGCATGGCGGCGGTCATCGCCAGGCATCCCTGCCTCATCGCCCACCGGGATCAAATCCCGAAGCCCGCGGGAAAAATCCGGGTGAGCGAGGACTGCGACGGATGCCGGTATTGCGTGTCCCGGTTTGAATGCCCGGCGCTGGTGTATGACGAAGAGACCGAGACGGTCCGGGTCAACGAAAAAATCTGCTCCGGCTGCGCCGTATGCGTGGACGTGTGCCCCAATAACGCCATTTTCATGGAGGAGGACGCCGTATGA
- the lsrF gene encoding putative aldolase (Evidence 3 : Putative function from multiple computational evidences; Product type e : enzyme), with protein sequence MPDMDGMKEAKQFYADTPQKTEGFFLKGSNSLDWGMKNRLARIFNPKSGRTVMLAIDHGYFQGPTTGLERVDLKILPLAEHADTLMLTRGILRSVVPPSSNVPIVLRASAGASVLTELSNEQIAVDIEDSIRLNVCAMAVQVFIGAEFERQSIVNMTRLVDMGTRYGIPTLAVTAVGKDMARDARYFRLATRICAELGAHYVKTYYIEKGFETVAASCPVPIVMAGGKKIPEADALTMAWRAVQEGASGVDMGRNIFQSEAPAAMLGAIKAVVHENETPEKALALYHDLKNKPS encoded by the coding sequence ATGCCCGACATGGATGGAATGAAAGAGGCGAAACAATTTTACGCGGACACGCCCCAGAAGACCGAGGGCTTTTTCCTGAAAGGCTCCAACTCCCTGGACTGGGGGATGAAAAACCGTCTGGCGCGCATATTCAACCCCAAATCGGGCCGCACCGTCATGCTGGCCATCGACCACGGCTATTTCCAGGGCCCCACCACCGGACTGGAGCGCGTGGATCTCAAGATCCTTCCTTTGGCGGAGCATGCCGACACCCTGATGCTCACCCGGGGAATCCTTCGAAGCGTCGTCCCCCCGTCTTCCAACGTCCCCATTGTGCTTCGGGCGTCGGCCGGGGCCAGCGTCCTCACCGAGCTGTCCAACGAACAGATCGCCGTGGACATTGAGGACTCCATCCGTCTCAATGTGTGCGCCATGGCGGTTCAGGTGTTCATCGGGGCCGAGTTCGAGCGCCAGTCCATCGTCAACATGACCCGGCTGGTGGATATGGGGACCCGGTACGGCATCCCCACCCTCGCGGTCACCGCCGTGGGCAAAGACATGGCCCGGGACGCCCGGTATTTCAGGCTGGCCACGCGAATCTGCGCGGAGCTGGGCGCCCATTACGTCAAAACCTATTACATCGAAAAGGGCTTTGAGACCGTGGCGGCCTCCTGCCCCGTGCCCATCGTCATGGCCGGGGGCAAAAAGATACCCGAGGCCGACGCCCTGACCATGGCCTGGCGGGCGGTTCAGGAGGGGGCGTCCGGCGTGGACATGGGCCGCAACATTTTCCAGTCCGAGGCGCCGGCGGCCATGCTGGGCGCCATCAAGGCGGTGGTGCACGAAAACGAAACCCCGGAAAAGGCGCTGGCCCTTTACCACGACCTGAAAAACAAACCGTCATGA
- a CDS encoding Sorbitol dehydrogenase, whose translation MKAAVWRNNRDIRIETFPDPVPGENEALVKVLSSGICGSDVVEWYRLPRAPLVPGHEIGAEVIQVGASVKKIKPGDRVFIAPKAPCMECFHCRSGHHPACCQTHERLPGGLAEYIRVPASLIENGTYLLPDGVTCDQSVFIEPVACAARAWRLAGDRNFRSVMIIGCGMAGLIHIKLAKLKGVPAFASDMDPNRREKALEFGAEAAFDARENVAERLAEANGGKADLVILCASSVPAVAQAWECLENGGVLVFFAAPGPDERVNLPLNDLWTREVSLITSYYCGPPDIAEAMRLIETGAVSVEDMITHRLPLDETPKGFERVLEGGKSIKVIIKPHGDGGMLEN comes from the coding sequence ATGAAGGCGGCGGTATGGCGAAACAACCGCGACATCCGGATTGAGACCTTTCCCGACCCGGTTCCCGGGGAAAATGAGGCGCTGGTCAAAGTCCTTTCGTCCGGCATATGCGGCAGCGATGTGGTGGAATGGTACCGGCTGCCCCGGGCGCCCCTTGTGCCGGGGCATGAAATCGGGGCCGAGGTGATTCAAGTCGGCGCCTCGGTGAAAAAGATCAAGCCCGGGGACCGGGTGTTCATCGCCCCCAAGGCGCCCTGCATGGAATGTTTTCACTGCCGAAGCGGCCATCACCCGGCGTGCTGCCAAACCCATGAAAGACTTCCCGGCGGGCTGGCCGAATATATCCGGGTCCCCGCTTCTTTGATCGAAAACGGGACCTACCTTCTGCCCGACGGCGTCACCTGTGACCAAAGCGTGTTTATCGAGCCCGTGGCCTGCGCGGCCCGGGCCTGGCGCCTGGCCGGGGATCGGAATTTCCGCTCCGTGATGATCATCGGATGCGGCATGGCGGGCCTCATTCATATCAAGCTGGCCAAACTCAAAGGCGTCCCGGCCTTTGCCTCGGACATGGATCCGAACCGGCGCGAAAAGGCGCTGGAGTTCGGGGCCGAAGCCGCGTTTGACGCCCGGGAAAACGTTGCCGAACGCCTCGCGGAGGCCAACGGCGGCAAAGCCGATCTTGTGATTTTATGCGCCTCGTCGGTCCCGGCGGTGGCGCAGGCGTGGGAATGCCTGGAAAACGGCGGGGTCCTGGTTTTTTTCGCGGCGCCCGGACCCGACGAGCGCGTGAATCTGCCCTTAAACGACCTGTGGACCCGGGAGGTCTCCCTGATCACCTCGTATTACTGCGGCCCCCCGGATATCGCCGAGGCCATGAGACTCATCGAAACCGGCGCCGTTTCCGTGGAGGACATGATCACCCACCGGCTTCCCCTGGATGAGACCCCGAAGGGGTTTGAGCGCGTGCTGGAGGGGGGAAAATCCATCAAGGTGATCATCAAGCCCCATGGCGATGGGGGAATGTTGGAAAATTAA
- a CDS encoding conserved hypothetical protein (Evidence 4 : Unknown function but conserved in other organisms), producing MKNHNPEIQGLSIVFIGTFNPKIFSPLWFSSEKLIRKQEAEQAQNQLIHPDVVSFNLDWLALQVTRDRFSAGTTKEPYEEILRDLVLGTFKLLRHTPLTQMGINWERHFRIDSVEKWHRIGHALAPKNIWNNLLDNPGLTRLSIGEAPRRDGLKGKITVGVAPSPRVQPGIFIDINDHVEVQDTGNTLGADEIINVLENRWEDSSTRSNDIISGLLERLDDHINVNEK from the coding sequence ATGAAAAATCACAATCCGGAAATACAGGGTCTTTCTATTGTCTTTATCGGGACTTTTAATCCGAAAATTTTTAGTCCCTTGTGGTTTTCATCTGAGAAGTTGATTCGAAAACAAGAAGCAGAGCAGGCACAAAATCAACTTATTCATCCTGACGTGGTCAGCTTTAATTTGGACTGGTTGGCTTTGCAGGTCACGCGAGACCGTTTTTCTGCGGGAACAACCAAAGAACCATATGAAGAAATTTTGCGCGATCTGGTCCTAGGCACATTTAAACTGTTAAGACATACCCCTCTAACACAAATGGGCATAAACTGGGAGAGACATTTCAGAATAGACAGCGTGGAAAAATGGCATAGAATCGGGCATGCTTTAGCTCCTAAAAATATTTGGAATAATCTTCTTGACAACCCCGGATTAACAAGACTATCAATTGGAGAGGCGCCGAGACGAGATGGTTTGAAGGGCAAAATTACGGTGGGAGTAGCGCCTTCGCCAAGGGTTCAGCCCGGGATTTTTATTGATATAAACGACCATGTTGAAGTTCAGGACACGGGAAACACTCTTGGCGCGGACGAAATAATCAATGTTTTAGAAAACAGATGGGAAGATTCGTCAACAAGATCTAATGACATAATTTCAGGATTATTGGAGAGATTAGATGACCACATCAATGTTAATGAAAAATGA
- a CDS encoding conserved hypothetical protein (Evidence 4 : Unknown function but conserved in other organisms), giving the protein MTTSMLMKNDNSQFLIDQFKEKMPEEIIESYESREEEQRTGRADYSIGENYDFIERKKAPVFFLESKSPGERAISLQKWQGIVEDAGENFFTAKLINLTEKGHDEWAEISYDEITEEDIGLIQPGAFFYWSIGYNHSVTGQRRRFSDIRFRRIPVWGEEEINLSKKQAKEITDLIDWK; this is encoded by the coding sequence ATGACCACATCAATGTTAATGAAAAATGATAACTCTCAATTTTTGATTGATCAATTCAAAGAAAAAATGCCTGAAGAGATAATTGAATCTTATGAAAGCAGGGAAGAAGAACAGAGAACCGGCAGGGCAGATTATTCTATAGGGGAAAATTATGATTTTATAGAACGAAAAAAAGCGCCTGTATTTTTTCTTGAATCAAAATCGCCGGGAGAAAGGGCCATCTCTTTACAAAAATGGCAGGGCATTGTCGAAGATGCCGGCGAAAATTTTTTTACGGCAAAGCTTATTAATCTGACTGAGAAGGGACATGATGAATGGGCCGAGATTTCTTATGATGAAATTACGGAAGAGGATATCGGACTTATCCAGCCCGGCGCTTTTTTTTATTGGTCCATCGGCTATAACCATAGCGTCACCGGCCAGCGAAGAAGGTTTTCCGATATCCGTTTTAGGCGAATTCCGGTCTGGGGGGAAGAGGAGATAAACCTTTCCAAGAAGCAAGCAAAGGAAATCACCGATCTCATCGACTGGAAATGA
- a CDS encoding conserved hypothetical protein (Evidence 4 : Unknown function but conserved in other organisms), producing MGKKPEQNEIEVSIFGPGYGECVLLHVGRGNWIIVDSCVFPGDTRPAPLLYLDKMNVDFSKSVKVLVATHWHDDHIRGLGDIFKECKESVFFCSDALRADEFCQLIHIYGDSLISGNSGVNEFGIILKEMSERKKRGDLNSKPKFAVADRRIWKNIFKDKGRDIVASLYSLSPCDDAILSSKLDIRKLFPRQGENPRAIPGISPNQSSVVLWLSFADINILLGADLEEKGNSHKGWSVIIDSCTRPEGKAIFFKIPHHGSKNAHHPRVWEEMLVHDPIAVLTPFSRGKELPSNEDIKRICSNTSRAYSTGAPGSKKRLKRRGFVDKMIKETVGKIKMITPSSGHVRFRMKPSKSHTIELFGEANSLCGN from the coding sequence TTGGGAAAAAAGCCTGAGCAAAATGAAATTGAAGTTTCGATTTTCGGCCCCGGGTATGGAGAGTGCGTCTTGTTGCATGTTGGGCGGGGAAACTGGATAATAGTGGATTCGTGTGTGTTCCCCGGCGATACCCGCCCGGCTCCACTGTTATATCTTGATAAAATGAATGTTGATTTTTCAAAGTCCGTAAAAGTTTTAGTGGCAACTCACTGGCATGATGATCACATCAGGGGGCTTGGAGATATTTTCAAAGAATGTAAAGAATCGGTCTTTTTTTGTTCCGATGCATTAAGAGCAGATGAGTTTTGTCAACTGATTCATATATATGGCGACAGCCTCATATCTGGAAATTCCGGCGTCAATGAATTCGGCATTATTCTAAAAGAAATGTCTGAAAGAAAAAAAAGAGGCGATCTGAATTCTAAACCTAAATTTGCTGTGGCGGACCGCCGTATCTGGAAAAACATTTTTAAGGATAAAGGCAGGGACATTGTCGCTTCCCTTTATTCATTATCCCCCTGTGATGACGCTATTCTGTCTTCTAAACTCGATATAAGAAAACTATTTCCACGCCAAGGCGAGAATCCAAGGGCTATTCCCGGGATATCGCCTAACCAGTCTTCAGTGGTTCTCTGGTTATCTTTTGCTGATATAAATATTCTTTTGGGCGCGGATTTGGAAGAAAAAGGAAATTCGCATAAAGGGTGGTCGGTAATCATTGATTCTTGCACCCGACCGGAGGGAAAAGCAATTTTTTTTAAAATTCCGCATCATGGCTCAAAAAATGCTCACCATCCCAGAGTTTGGGAAGAGATGCTTGTTCATGATCCCATTGCTGTATTGACCCCTTTTTCAAGAGGCAAAGAATTACCAAGCAATGAAGATATCAAAAGAATCTGTTCAAACACATCAAGAGCTTACTCGACAGGCGCCCCTGGTTCAAAAAAAAGATTAAAAAGAAGGGGTTTCGTGGATAAAATGATTAAAGAAACCGTTGGAAAAATAAAAATGATCACACCTTCGAGCGGGCATGTGCGTTTCAGAATGAAGCCGTCGAAATCTCATACAATTGAATTGTTCGGCGAAGCAAATTCACTATGCGGAAATTGA